DNA sequence from the Pseudoliparis swirei isolate HS2019 ecotype Mariana Trench chromosome 6, NWPU_hadal_v1, whole genome shotgun sequence genome:
TTTTACGATTTAAGAAATCACGTAGAAAATATACATCGGTACGCAAATAATTTAGAGCTAGGTCGTCGTCCGGGAGAGGAAGACTTTGGAAAGTCTTTAACGAAGTGATCTCAAGAGCAGGTTTACACCGAGCTGAAGACGTTTACATTCCTACACCGTTTAATCTCCAAGAAAAATAACCCCATTCCTTCCTCTCGCACTTCCTGTTCGCAGTGAAATCGATCGAataggctccgcccactgagGCAAACTGGATACATTGATCATCAGCCAGTCGGCTTCGAATGCTCCGTCGTCAGAGTAAGTATTGCTTTGGTTTCCTCGGAAACGACTCCGGAAAGTGTAAGCAAAGtatgatgagaaaaaaaaaaatggggatGCTTTAAATAAGTAATTTGGCCGTAAGTGAAATAAAATTATCTTCTCTGTGTTTTAAGTTGGAGTGGAAATGAATAGAGGCGAACGCACTCCGATTTCCTCTGTGTGACCACGTGACCACAAATACCAAAAaacagttgtttttttacaaagatCTTGGCAAAAGTTACAGGCTAGTCAAAAGGCACGTTTTTAAAACATAGTGCAATCTCAGCGcgtgggggagggggcggagtctgagTCTCTGTCCTGATTGAACCAAAcagatttaaatgtaaaatacagtCATAGTTTGGCTGACAGATTGCAAAGAGTTGCGTGATTCGTCTGTTCATTTTCTCTCTTATGAAaccgattttttatttttgggccaaaaaaaaaaaaaggttcaacaataataataaaaaataataacttttacggcagaaaaaaaaaaaagattcagaAACACTTCGTCTCGTTTATATTACAGGATGAGGGAAACAAAAGCATACTACACCCACATGAAGACATGTGATCAGCatgccaacacaaacacacacacacacacacacacacactcatagggCTTTGCACACAAAATATACAAAGCCGGGATTGTGAACTTCATTCATGCTTTCCACCGCAGAACGCACCGCTGCGTGACTTTCCCTCGACTGCTCTCCACGAGAAGCAAAGTGAACATTTGGGGGGGGAATCATTGATAGGAGGGAGgctgaccatgtgacctcacCTGAGCTCAAGGTCGAGACATTAGGCGGCCAGATTAAGAACGTGCCGCCTGTGGCTTCAGAAGACAGGAGGGCGGTCGTCACGGAGCCAGTGGGGAACGCGTTGCGTTTCTCCGGGACTCCGTGACGACCGCCCCTCCCGGTCCTCCGTGGTCCCGACCCGACGACACGCGGACCGCGGCTCGGTCTCCCGACGGTTACGGCGCCCTGAAGGCTCCCTGCGCCGCGGAGGACGCCGCGCCGGCAGCGGCCGTTTGGAAGCTCTTGTTGGTGAAGACGCCCTGAGAGAACTCCTGCTGGGCCTTCTGGAAACTGGCCCCGGTCCGGCGGTACATGCTGTGGAcctggagagaggcagagggagctTTTTATTGGCCGCTGGTTGACGTGGCGTCTCAATAGTTAATATGCCTGCTGCCGAGAGACCAGCCGCCATCTTTAGCCACGCCCTGACGGTGTATATGTTGGTCAGTCCACCCTGAATGGTGCTTCTGGCTTTGGAATATCATAACAGCCGCtccaaatacacatatatatatatatatacacacatatatatatatacacatatatatatatatacacatacatatatatacacacatatatatattagtgctgtgaaaaataacgccttaacgcgttatgattaaattacaggattaattagttaaatttttttaacgcatttaacgcatgcgcagaatgagcttccaatccgtctgttgttggtcctaaccagcagcatgtcattctgtctcacGTGTTGCGTTAATGCAACCGATCTCCGATTGGACAATAATCTAGTCAATTACATTCTTCTTTACGATTTACTATATTGGCGCcaactggtgagcaagttatgtgcacccctgtgtataaatgtatatatgtgattaatcatgattaatccacagaaatctgtgattaacctgattaaaaattgtaatcgtttcacagccctaatatatatatatatatattaataacaacaaagcagCTGAAGCCTCACCATCTTGAGCAGGATGATCGACAGCACGGCGCAGATGGTGAAGAGGATGGCCACGATGATCATGATGGCGCCCACCGGCTTGTTCGTGCCGATGATGGTGAAGGCGGCGATCCAACCGCTGGAGGCAGCAGACGTTTTAAGAGGGGGGAGACGTTTGCATTCAGGACAGGGGAGGACATGGACATATatttttagagagagagaagcttaaAAGCCATCTGAGAGTTCGTACCTTAAAACATGTTGGAAACAGCAATGAATCCAGTTAAGTTATTATTGAACTAAACTAGTGTTTTTGACAatctatttgtttatttattagtgTATTCAAATGTGGCGGCCCAATTTAAaatcaaaaatacatatttttcgtGAGTGTTTGTCGTGATGTCGTCACATGCAGCTCACCTGTTCCCCCACTTGGGGATGCCCACGGCTTGGATGATGAAGATCACCACTTGGCAGAAAAAcaccatgaagaagaagaagaagctgaaggagctgtCGGACCTGGAAGTGAGAACAGAACAAGTCACTGGGAGACGTCACACACACTTTGGGAAACATCCTTCAAAGAGGCTGAGAATGTAAATACAGAAAGGAGATACACGACAACGAGGGTCGAGGTTGGAGCAAAGAATAGGAATTCCTTTTATCTTATTGGGACATCACTCGGCCTGTTTGTGGGGACAACGACACGTATGACGAGTCTCGGAGTGATGAAACAAAAAAGTCAGAGAGtgaatggagtgtgtgtgttgagcagGTTTAATGAAGGGTCGGCTCACTTGAAGGCCTTGTAGACGGGCCGGTACCAGCAGAGGAAGGAGCAGGGAGCGAAGAGGATGAGCCACAGGATGGAGAGGCCAAAGTCCACGCCGTAGGACGCGTTGGTGGTGAAGTAAGCCAAACACGCCAGCAGGTTGAGGAACAAGGTCATACAGTTGACTGAAGGAACagcggagcgagagagagagagagacaaacacaatgacatcacagccACATCTTCACCTATAGAGCAGGTACACGTTATTGTTGATTACGCTTTGTTGTGCTTACACATCCAGAGGTAGTAGATCATCCTGCAGACCCTCTGGGACTCGGGGGGGATTTCCTCCGAGAAGTCCTGGTAGAAACACGGTTTGATGGGGAAGCGCTTGGGAAGCGGAGGCCAGTTGTTCTGTTTACCTGCGAGACGACAGACACACGGTTAGGGAAAAAGAGATCGCCTCCAAAATACCAATTTCAGcaccaaaaaaatgtttttttattatttattttttacatagtCGAAGGAGAAAATCTCCAGAAGTTACTGAAACCTGTATATGATCatgaatatttgtattcatatatatattgttttataatataatcataaaataaatacaaatactatCAAATCTGTGGGAGTCTCCTGATTATTCACACATGAAATGTCTTATCTCGTATACTAAatgaaataaacatatttaaattgatatatatatataatttatgtatatttaaactatatatatacatatttaaattatatataaataaaatatatatatatattatataaaaaaatatatatatattatatatatttaaactatatatatacatatttaaattatatatatcttaatatatatagaaaatacataaatacacagtgcTGTTTCAATAGAGGTGCAGCGTGTACATATTGCAGTGACGATATAGTAAGTCAAAGAAAACCACCTTGACTCTGCTTGGTGTTTAGAGAGTATTTTTCAAAGCCTGTGTGCAAGAATATTGTGGCATTCTGTGATACATGGTGCACACGTTGCATATTGTTTGGTGCTGCTTCActgcagaggggagggggggagggggggtgggcggGGGGGCGCGCTCTGTCTGTAATGACCTGACGGGCCCATGCTCTGGAGCTCCTGCTCTCTGCGGTCGAGCTGGGCAGCtttcctctccagctcctcctgctgcttcagCAGATTGGCCTGAGCTGCAATGGCAGTCGCCTGAAGAcgagtaagaggaggaggaggaagaggagtcagaAACACTTTACTCAACAAAACACACTGAATGTGAAGGAAAGCATTTCCTGCATCAGCAGGAGTTTCACAAACCCTCCAGATTCACTCCACAAATCCGCCTCTTAGCGTTTTTTAATATCTTGGTATTTTCTCACATAGATCATCGAGGAGAAGGAAAGGTAATGATTTAAGAATGTGCACGTGGACTTAACAGCCATTCTTAGACGCTGTACGTtagaaacaaaaacatacatATTCATGACGCTCACATCAAACGTCTGACTTGGCAGAAAAAGGGAAGGAGGCGGTTGATCTGTAGTGCCGGCCATAAATATGGATGAGATTATGAGAGGCGCAGGGAGGCTCATTAGAATAGTGTGTaaactgagagtgtgtgtgtgtgtgtgtgtgtgtgtagaaaaaCTTGCTCTCTGAGGAGACAGTACTGCGAGGCAGAATGGATGGCGAGCTCTTAGCAACATCCAGTTATTATAGATATTAAGACTCTCTGAGAGGAGCTCCCTGAGAGaggcacaaataaacacaaattaattagtAGAAAGAAGTAAAGAGTTGGTATGGGATCGGCCAACATTTGGTTAATTTGCTCTAAATGTCCACTTGTGGGTTGAACTGCGTCCTTCTGTACCTTCAATGTGTGGGAGACTGAAGCTGCACCAACTGGGTGAGCAGTAGAGCTgcagcacatgcacacaccagaGGAACTGGACCTGAGTGTGCCTCTGCAGCAGATGGGCGGAgggtttggagagagagagagagagagaggtgactcACCTGTGGACTGGGCTCTAACACAGCCGGCTGgtagagggaggtggaggctgGAGTGGTGTGAGCAGCCAGGCTGTCctgaaacaagcaaacaaatacaaataagcaGACTCCAAAAAAAAGGATGAGGCAACGAGAGAACACAGGAAGATTTAATGtgaaaaaggaaatgaaaatttGGAGAttaagaaggagaggaggaccagaacacgcagacaaaaagacaaacaactCGGGGAAAAAGGTTGAATGAGAGGAGAAGTAGAACCGACTGGGTggtaataaaagataaaacagGTTGAAGAAAAGATGAGcaccgagaggagaggagagggttgaGGTTTTTAGGACGTCTTACTTTGGGATGCGCCGGGAACGGGTTGTACTGGTCCACCGGCTCCACGCTGGAGCTCGTCACCTGTGTGACCGACGGGTCCTGGAACACAACACACGGGTGTCACCTCTCATCGGAGAACATTCACGTGGATAGAGAGAGACGAGTAGGGGGGGGTGTTAAACTTTTAAACGTTGACCTCACAAATGTTTACAGCCGTTTATCTTAAACTTCAGACCAACTCTTCCTTTTCATTTCCTGGAAGACTGGAAGGTAAacctagaaagaaaaaaaaacatctgcccGGACTATGACATCTGGAGCCATGCGTTGACCACCGTGAGAGAATAATAGGAATAATACGGTTGCACTAACTTCTCATGACTCATGGTTAGAATCCATTGC
Encoded proteins:
- the scamp2 gene encoding secretory carrier-associated membrane protein 2, whose translation is MSDFDNNPFAEPAGNNPFNDPSVTQVTSSSVEPVDQYNPFPAHPKDSLAAHTTPASTSLYQPAVLEPSPQATAIAAQANLLKQQEELERKAAQLDRREQELQSMGPSGKQNNWPPLPKRFPIKPCFYQDFSEEIPPESQRVCRMIYYLWMFNCMTLFLNLLACLAYFTTNASYGVDFGLSILWLILFAPCSFLCWYRPVYKAFKSDSSFSFFFFFMVFFCQVVIFIIQAVGIPKWGNSGWIAAFTIIGTNKPVGAIMIIVAILFTICAVLSIILLKMVHSMYRRTGASFQKAQQEFSQGVFTNKSFQTAAAGAASSAAQGAFRAP